One Amycolatopsis thermophila DNA segment encodes these proteins:
- a CDS encoding alpha/beta hydrolase gives MKTDVRFPSNGLMVAGHVYTPDTATREQRPAVVVGHPTTGVKEQAAGLYARRLAEQGFVTLAFDAAYQGESEGEPHGLEDPIQRADDFRNAVSYLTTRDDVDPARIGILGICGSGGYVVYSAQTDRRMKAVATVSAADVPAWLTGGDDKAFDQLLDAAAEARNVEAAGGEAPTISLLPEAADESTPEAIAEFIDYYKTPRAQHPRATNTIAVRSADKLAQFTAYRDVDKIAPRPLLMIAGTRAMTLPVSQDAVSRAADNAELVQIEGASHVDLYDKEPYVTQAIEKLAEFFTKNLSEG, from the coding sequence ATGAAGACCGATGTGCGTTTTCCCAGCAACGGCCTGATGGTCGCTGGGCACGTCTACACGCCGGACACCGCGACGCGGGAGCAGCGGCCGGCCGTCGTGGTCGGTCACCCGACCACGGGGGTCAAGGAACAGGCCGCCGGGCTCTACGCCCGCCGCCTGGCCGAGCAGGGCTTCGTGACCCTGGCGTTCGACGCCGCGTACCAGGGGGAGAGCGAGGGGGAGCCGCATGGCCTGGAAGATCCCATCCAGCGCGCGGACGACTTCCGCAACGCGGTGTCGTACCTGACCACCCGCGACGACGTCGACCCGGCGCGGATCGGCATTCTGGGCATCTGCGGTTCCGGTGGTTACGTGGTGTACAGCGCCCAGACCGACCGCCGCATGAAGGCGGTGGCCACGGTCAGCGCCGCCGATGTGCCGGCCTGGCTCACGGGCGGGGACGACAAGGCGTTCGACCAGCTGCTGGACGCGGCCGCGGAGGCCCGGAACGTGGAGGCCGCCGGTGGCGAGGCGCCGACGATCTCGCTGCTGCCCGAGGCTGCCGACGAGTCGACGCCGGAGGCGATCGCCGAGTTCATCGACTACTACAAGACCCCCCGTGCCCAGCACCCGCGGGCGACGAACACGATCGCGGTCCGCAGCGCCGACAAGCTGGCGCAGTTCACGGCGTACCGCGATGTGGACAAGATCGCGCCGCGCCCGCTGCTGATGATCGCCGGCACCAGGGCGATGACGCTGCCGGTCAGTCAGGACGCGGTGTCGCGTGCAGCTGACAACGCGGAGCTCGTCCAGATCGAGGGCGCCAGCCACGTCGATCTGTACGACAAGGAACCGTACGTCACCCAGGCCATCGAGAAGCTGGCCGAGTTCTTCACCAAGAACTTGAGCGAGGGCTGA
- a CDS encoding GntR family transcriptional regulator: MTENVMPMRGRGPARQQLPEEVASYVRELIISGEVRPGEFLRLEPIAEAVGVSNTPVREGLLSLRSEGFVELVPRRGFVVAPFTEQDVRDLFWTQAQLAGELTARAARKITADGMARLEANVDEFTKASAEGREDRVAELGHQFHREINLAADSHRLARLLNSVVKHLPNRFYAEIEGTVTGSQEAHPLILEAIRKRAARKAQSLMAEHILDSGEHLVEMLRKRGVWAETSSA, encoded by the coding sequence ATGACGGAGAACGTGATGCCGATGCGCGGACGAGGGCCGGCCAGGCAGCAACTGCCCGAGGAAGTGGCTTCGTACGTGCGGGAGCTGATCATCTCGGGCGAGGTGCGGCCGGGCGAGTTCCTCCGGCTCGAGCCCATCGCGGAAGCCGTCGGAGTGAGCAACACTCCGGTGCGCGAGGGTCTGCTGTCACTGCGCAGCGAGGGGTTCGTCGAGCTGGTCCCGCGCCGCGGGTTCGTGGTCGCGCCGTTCACCGAACAGGACGTGCGGGACCTGTTCTGGACGCAGGCGCAGCTCGCCGGCGAGCTGACCGCCCGCGCCGCTCGCAAGATCACCGCGGACGGGATGGCGCGCCTGGAGGCCAACGTCGACGAGTTCACGAAGGCGAGCGCCGAGGGACGCGAGGACCGAGTGGCCGAGCTCGGTCACCAGTTCCACCGGGAGATCAACCTCGCGGCCGACTCGCACCGCCTGGCCAGGTTGCTGAACTCCGTGGTCAAGCACCTGCCGAACCGCTTCTACGCCGAGATCGAAGGCACCGTGACGGGCAGCCAGGAGGCCCATCCACTCATCCTCGAGGCCATTCGCAAGCGTGCCGCGCGGAAGGCGCAGTCGCTGATGGCCGAGCACATCCTCGACAGCGGCGAACACCTGGTCGAGATGCTGCGCAAGCGCGGGGTGTGGGCCGAGACCTCCAGCGCCTGA
- a CDS encoding helix-turn-helix domain-containing protein produces the protein MPRNPRASQLGEFLKARRADLTPRAVGLPAGGHRRVRGLRREEVAHLASISVDYYSRLEQGRIQASVPVLDALARVLQLGDDERAYMFELAGKEAARPRRRSAQKVEPQLRRLLEDLPTTPAMVLGRRMDILAWNPMAAALVMDFSSIPPKRRNYLRLVFTEPSLRALYPRWEDVASMCVAQVRMEAARHPNDPQLAELVGELAVRDEQFRRWWAGHHVATRTVGTKLIRHPVAGELTLDWDTLTCTTDPDQQLVVWTAEPGTPSHDGLRILASWAADARHLTAGQPE, from the coding sequence ATGCCACGGAATCCTCGGGCGAGCCAGCTGGGCGAGTTCCTCAAAGCGCGCCGTGCGGACCTGACGCCGCGCGCGGTGGGGCTGCCCGCCGGCGGCCACCGCCGGGTCCGGGGACTGCGCCGCGAGGAGGTCGCCCACCTGGCGTCGATCAGCGTCGACTACTACAGCAGGCTCGAGCAGGGCCGGATCCAGGCGTCGGTGCCGGTGCTGGACGCCCTGGCGCGCGTACTGCAGCTGGGCGACGACGAGCGCGCCTACATGTTCGAACTCGCCGGCAAGGAAGCGGCCCGGCCGCGCCGCCGCAGTGCGCAGAAGGTGGAGCCCCAGCTGCGGCGCCTGCTCGAGGACCTGCCCACCACGCCGGCGATGGTCCTCGGTCGCCGGATGGACATCCTGGCCTGGAACCCGATGGCGGCCGCCCTGGTCATGGACTTCTCGAGCATCCCCCCGAAACGGCGCAACTACCTGCGTCTGGTGTTCACCGAACCGTCCCTGCGCGCGCTGTACCCGCGGTGGGAGGACGTCGCGTCCATGTGCGTCGCGCAGGTGCGCATGGAGGCCGCGCGGCATCCGAACGACCCGCAGCTCGCCGAGCTCGTCGGTGAACTCGCGGTGCGGGACGAACAGTTCCGCCGGTGGTGGGCCGGGCACCACGTGGCCACGCGGACCGTGGGCACGAAGCTCATACGGCACCCGGTGGCCGGTGAACTCACCCTGGACTGGGACACGCTGACCTGTACGACCGACCCCGACCAGCAACTCGTCGTCTGGACGGCCGAACCCGGCACACCGTCACACGACGGCTTGCGGATCCTCGCGTCCTGGGCCGCGGATGCGCGGCACCTCACGGCCGGGCAGCCGGAGTGA
- a CDS encoding MFS transporter, translating into MTATEGSVPARTMRRIAIASGTGTVIEYYDFFIFATAAALVFPKVFFPALGSAAGTVASFATLGVAFVARPLGSILFGHFGDRLGRKRTLVTTLLIMGVATALVGLMPTANQIGVAAPILVVALRVLQGLALGGEWTGATLMAAESAPAGRRGFWSMFGSLGGSIGFVLASATFLLTGATMSEHAFASYGWRIPFLASFILVAVGLFVRLAVDETPVFKGEVARGGTSGAPFVEALRSQPREIVFASGVLVMVFAFYYLAVGYLINYGTAVLKLSRPTVLSIGILSGAMFGIAIVLGAAISDRTGRRRIILAGNAAALVWALVLFPVLDNASAVTFAVGSCVTTFIAGFAYGPVGAFMPELFRTRYRYSATGFTYNVAGVLGGAVPPLVAAALTASFGGWAFGLFLAVLCLISLGCTLALRETRHAEMDQPAEKVALK; encoded by the coding sequence ATGACGGCCACCGAAGGCAGTGTGCCGGCCCGGACGATGCGGCGTATCGCGATCGCCAGCGGTACCGGCACGGTCATCGAGTACTACGACTTCTTCATCTTCGCGACCGCGGCTGCCCTGGTCTTTCCCAAGGTGTTCTTCCCCGCGCTGGGTTCGGCGGCCGGCACGGTCGCCTCGTTCGCCACGCTCGGGGTCGCATTCGTGGCCCGCCCCCTCGGATCGATCCTCTTCGGACACTTCGGCGACCGGCTGGGCCGCAAGCGGACCCTGGTGACGACGCTGCTCATCATGGGTGTGGCGACGGCGCTGGTCGGGTTGATGCCCACAGCGAACCAGATCGGGGTTGCCGCGCCGATCCTCGTCGTGGCGCTGCGGGTCCTGCAGGGACTCGCGCTCGGGGGCGAATGGACGGGCGCGACACTGATGGCGGCGGAGAGCGCTCCCGCGGGGCGGCGCGGCTTCTGGTCGATGTTCGGCTCGCTGGGCGGCTCCATCGGTTTCGTCCTGGCGAGTGCGACGTTCCTGCTGACCGGGGCGACCATGAGCGAGCACGCGTTCGCCAGTTACGGCTGGCGCATCCCGTTCCTGGCGAGCTTCATCCTGGTGGCGGTCGGGCTGTTCGTCAGGCTCGCGGTGGACGAGACGCCGGTGTTCAAGGGTGAGGTCGCGCGGGGTGGCACCTCCGGCGCCCCGTTCGTGGAGGCTCTCCGGAGCCAGCCCCGCGAGATCGTCTTCGCGTCGGGAGTCCTGGTGATGGTGTTCGCGTTCTACTACCTGGCCGTCGGGTACCTCATCAACTACGGCACCGCCGTGCTGAAGCTGAGCCGCCCCACGGTCCTGTCGATCGGCATCCTCTCCGGCGCGATGTTCGGGATCGCGATCGTGCTGGGTGCGGCGATCTCGGACCGGACCGGCCGGCGGCGCATCATCCTGGCCGGGAACGCCGCGGCCCTCGTGTGGGCCCTGGTGCTGTTCCCCGTCCTGGACAACGCTTCGGCGGTCACGTTCGCCGTGGGGTCGTGCGTGACCACCTTCATCGCCGGGTTCGCCTACGGCCCGGTGGGGGCGTTCATGCCGGAGCTCTTCCGCACGCGGTACCGCTACAGTGCGACGGGCTTCACCTACAACGTGGCCGGCGTCCTCGGCGGCGCGGTGCCCCCGCTGGTCGCGGCCGCCCTCACGGCGTCCTTCGGAGGATGGGCGTTCGGCCTGTTCCTCGCCGTGCTCTGCCTGATCAGCCTGGGATGCACCCTCGCCCTGCGCGAGACCCGGCATGCCGAGATGGACCAGCCGGCCGAGAAGGTCGCCCTGAAGTAG
- a CDS encoding MmgE/PrpD family protein has product MSQTLVERLAEFSSRSGFAALPDDVVEECKRILLDSLGCALAAVAEPGARKAVEFASLLGGASGDATLIGAADKVSIFGAAFANADLVNALDMDAVVPPGHVTPYVVPGALAVAEAGHKSGKDLIAALAVAHEMSYRIGKATDYLRDIKDGEVTIPPVYGYSSTVFGATAAVAMVKGLSEGTLGHALGIAASTAPVNAMRAWMMHTPSTTIKYMLAGTLPQTALTAAHLAEFGHRGDLRILDDAEFGWPRFIGTTRWEPERITVGLGSDWKFVTEQAYKPYPHCRILHAPLDALREIVETHDLAPEEIDSIKTWGEPFVQQPVWLNRTVAEPRDAEFSIAHGLAVGAHRVPPGRDWLDPELVHSRSVLELMEKVSYEPHADYVSAISGHPAARPSRVEVTARGKTFVGERSYPKGVPSPDPATRMTTEDLVAKFRHNADGVLPESNVAAVVDAVLGLEAVADVSTLMDCVRPPR; this is encoded by the coding sequence ATGTCCCAGACCCTCGTCGAGCGCCTGGCGGAGTTCAGCAGCCGTAGCGGGTTCGCGGCCCTGCCGGACGACGTGGTCGAGGAGTGCAAGCGGATCCTGCTGGACTCGCTCGGATGCGCGCTGGCCGCGGTGGCCGAACCCGGCGCGCGCAAGGCCGTCGAGTTCGCGTCGCTGCTCGGCGGCGCGAGTGGCGACGCCACGCTGATCGGTGCCGCCGACAAGGTCTCGATCTTCGGCGCCGCGTTCGCCAACGCCGACCTCGTCAACGCCCTCGACATGGACGCCGTCGTCCCGCCGGGCCACGTCACCCCGTACGTGGTGCCCGGTGCGCTGGCCGTGGCCGAAGCGGGCCACAAGTCGGGGAAGGACCTGATCGCGGCCCTGGCCGTGGCGCACGAGATGTCGTACCGGATCGGCAAGGCGACCGACTACCTGCGCGACATCAAGGACGGCGAGGTGACGATTCCGCCGGTCTACGGGTACAGCAGCACGGTGTTCGGCGCGACCGCCGCGGTCGCGATGGTGAAGGGCCTGTCCGAGGGGACGCTGGGGCACGCACTGGGCATCGCGGCCAGTACCGCCCCGGTCAACGCCATGCGGGCGTGGATGATGCACACGCCGAGCACGACGATCAAGTACATGCTCGCGGGGACCCTCCCGCAGACGGCGCTGACCGCCGCGCACCTGGCCGAGTTCGGGCACCGAGGTGACCTGCGGATCCTCGACGACGCGGAGTTCGGCTGGCCGCGCTTCATCGGCACCACCCGCTGGGAACCCGAGCGGATCACGGTGGGTCTGGGCAGCGACTGGAAGTTCGTCACCGAACAGGCCTACAAGCCCTACCCCCACTGCCGGATCCTGCACGCCCCGCTCGACGCGCTGCGGGAGATCGTCGAGACGCACGACCTCGCTCCGGAGGAGATCGACTCCATCAAGACGTGGGGCGAGCCGTTCGTGCAGCAGCCGGTGTGGCTCAACCGCACGGTCGCCGAACCCCGGGACGCCGAGTTCAGCATCGCGCACGGGCTCGCGGTGGGGGCGCACCGGGTACCGCCGGGCAGGGACTGGCTGGACCCGGAACTGGTGCACAGCCGGTCGGTCCTCGAGCTGATGGAGAAGGTGTCCTACGAGCCGCACGCGGACTACGTCTCGGCGATCAGCGGCCACCCCGCGGCGCGCCCGTCCCGGGTCGAGGTCACCGCGCGCGGGAAGACGTTCGTCGGGGAGCGCAGCTACCCCAAGGGCGTGCCGTCACCCGACCCCGCCACGCGGATGACGACCGAGGACCTGGTCGCCAAGTTCCGGCACAACGCCGACGGTGTCCTGCCCGAGTCGAACGTGGCGGCCGTGGTCGACGCGGTCCTCGGACTGGAGGCGGTGGCGGACGTCAGCACGCTCATGGACTGCGTGCGCCCGCCCCGGTAG
- a CDS encoding alpha/beta fold hydrolase, whose product MTPGETVRREHLRFAGHQGVTLAADRWAPSGAERRTVLLLPGGGQTRRSWSRTAERLAAEGWPAVAMDARGHGDSEWSPAGAYALDDFVADLHAVVDQLGAPPVVVGASLGGRTALAAEGESPGLLAGLVLVDITHRVDRTGQARVRRFLESAPNGFGSLDEAAAAVDAYRPRPGTRRNLDGLRKNLRRRADGRWYWHWDPGFLGFAADARNSDEARLTEAARHVTIPTLLVRGRHSDIVPPAAAAELLELIPSAELVEVAAGHMIAGDDNDVFTARLCEFLDQRVP is encoded by the coding sequence GTGACACCAGGGGAAACCGTTCGACGCGAGCACCTGCGGTTCGCCGGACACCAGGGCGTCACGCTGGCCGCCGATCGCTGGGCGCCCTCGGGTGCCGAGCGGCGGACGGTGCTCCTGCTGCCCGGCGGCGGACAGACCCGGCGGTCCTGGAGCAGGACGGCGGAGCGACTCGCCGCCGAGGGCTGGCCGGCTGTCGCCATGGACGCGCGCGGCCACGGCGACAGCGAATGGTCCCCCGCCGGCGCGTACGCGCTGGACGATTTCGTCGCCGATCTGCACGCCGTCGTGGACCAGCTGGGCGCGCCGCCGGTGGTCGTCGGCGCCTCGCTGGGCGGCCGGACCGCGCTGGCGGCCGAGGGCGAAAGCCCCGGGTTGCTCGCCGGCCTGGTGCTGGTGGACATCACCCACCGGGTCGACCGGACCGGCCAGGCACGAGTGCGCAGGTTCCTGGAGAGCGCGCCGAACGGGTTCGGCTCGCTCGACGAGGCCGCGGCCGCGGTCGACGCGTACCGGCCGCGCCCGGGCACCCGCCGCAACCTCGACGGCCTCCGGAAGAACCTCCGCCGGCGCGCGGACGGTCGCTGGTACTGGCACTGGGACCCCGGGTTCCTCGGGTTCGCCGCGGACGCCCGCAACTCCGACGAGGCGCGCCTGACGGAGGCCGCGCGGCACGTCACCATCCCCACCCTCCTCGTCCGGGGCCGGCACTCGGACATCGTGCCGCCGGCCGCGGCCGCCGAACTGCTCGAGCTGATCCCCTCGGCCGAGCTCGTCGAGGTCGCCGCGGGACACATGATCGCGGGCGACGACAACGACGTCTTCACCGCGCGCCTGTGCGAATTCCTCGACCAGCGCGTGCCGTAG
- a CDS encoding CoA transferase: MSAANPSSTPNPAPLAGLRIVELSSYVATPLCGMTLAQLGADVIRVEPLGGAADRTRLPLAPTGTSLYWTGLNKGKRAIAVNLSAPAGKDLVARLAAERGIVLTNSERVVPPADLRARRPDLIHVLLTGRQDGGSAVDYTVNAECGFPLATGPAGGDSPVNHLLPAWDVAAGLYLAVGLLSAVREHARTGRPQNVRVALEDVALGITGNLGYLAQAQITGEPREPDGNFVYGTFGKDFVTADGIRVMVVALTPRHWRDLVAMTQSAEVIKAIETARSADFDDEGDRYRHRHLLAAVLGDWFATHPYAEVAAALSETRVVWSRFRTFTELAESGLLRDNPLFNELDQPGVGRHLAPGSPLVVGGDRAPAVPAPAVGEHTHELLREEIGLRERDIDRLVREGVIEPPVV; encoded by the coding sequence GTGAGCGCAGCGAACCCGAGCAGCACCCCGAACCCCGCCCCGCTCGCCGGACTGCGGATAGTGGAACTGTCGAGCTACGTGGCGACGCCCTTGTGCGGAATGACGCTCGCCCAGCTGGGCGCCGACGTGATCCGGGTGGAACCGCTCGGCGGTGCGGCCGACCGGACCCGGCTGCCGCTGGCGCCGACCGGCACGAGCCTCTACTGGACCGGCCTGAACAAGGGCAAGCGGGCGATCGCGGTGAACCTGTCGGCACCGGCCGGCAAGGATCTCGTCGCCCGCCTGGCGGCCGAACGCGGCATCGTGCTCACGAACTCCGAACGGGTCGTGCCACCGGCGGATCTGCGCGCGCGACGTCCCGACCTCATCCACGTCCTGCTCACCGGACGCCAGGACGGTGGTTCGGCCGTCGACTACACCGTCAACGCCGAGTGCGGGTTCCCGCTGGCCACCGGCCCCGCGGGCGGCGATTCGCCGGTGAACCACCTGCTGCCCGCGTGGGACGTCGCGGCCGGACTGTACCTGGCGGTCGGCCTGCTCAGCGCGGTCCGCGAACACGCGCGGACCGGCCGGCCGCAGAACGTGCGCGTCGCGCTGGAGGACGTGGCCCTGGGCATCACGGGCAACCTGGGCTACCTCGCCCAGGCCCAGATCACCGGCGAACCGCGCGAGCCGGACGGCAACTTCGTGTACGGCACCTTCGGCAAGGACTTCGTCACCGCGGACGGCATCCGCGTCATGGTCGTCGCGCTCACCCCACGGCACTGGCGCGATCTGGTCGCCATGACCCAATCCGCCGAGGTGATCAAGGCGATCGAGACCGCTCGGTCGGCCGATTTCGACGACGAGGGCGACCGGTACCGCCATCGGCACCTCCTGGCGGCGGTGCTGGGCGACTGGTTCGCGACGCACCCCTACGCGGAGGTGGCAGCCGCCTTGAGCGAGACCCGCGTCGTGTGGTCGCGGTTCCGCACCTTCACCGAACTCGCCGAGTCCGGCCTCCTGCGCGACAACCCCCTGTTCAACGAGCTGGACCAGCCGGGCGTGGGGCGCCATCTCGCTCCGGGATCGCCGCTGGTCGTCGGGGGCGACCGGGCGCCGGCGGTGCCCGCCCCCGCGGTCGGCGAGCACACCCACGAGCTGCTGCGCGAGGAGATCGGGCTGCGCGAGCGCGACATAGACCGGCTCGTCCGCGAAGGCGTCATCGAACCGCCCGTGGTGTGA
- a CDS encoding MmgE/PrpD family protein: MPEAPPLEAAVVHLVDELRYVTLPADAVRGARRLLQDQLAVQVGCAALPWSQTVLRLTRASHAPGSARVTVAGDRMSAADAAFVNASFGHGFEYDDAHRASSSHPGSCVVPTALAVGEEIGATMREVLVGIVAGYEVYTRLGTLAAPDLLERGFHPHAVLSAFGAAAVVAKMRGFDRERIHHALSIATSHCAGSTEYTSSGGSVKRVHAGIGARNGIRSAEMAEAGITGPAEFLSGGKGFYRTFVGRSAGDDAAAAFAPDRPFEITRIWIKPYCCCGINHAYIDGARRLADRAAEIDTVELGIQTGGNIIVGDRNAHAYAPQTIENLQYSLPFQFALAVLGQGNGFTTHHDFLAGRLDLSDGSEVDKLARRVHITPRPDLDAAHRGKWVADITVTYTDGTRENLFVDSPLGTAENPMSQHDLDAKFRDLTLSALGAERSAALLRAITEDDPAMPAATLAALLIA; encoded by the coding sequence ATGCCGGAAGCCCCGCCGCTCGAAGCAGCCGTGGTGCACCTGGTCGACGAGCTGCGCTACGTAACACTCCCGGCCGACGCGGTCCGCGGCGCGCGGCGGCTCCTGCAGGACCAGCTGGCTGTCCAGGTGGGTTGCGCCGCGCTGCCCTGGAGCCAGACGGTCCTGCGGCTCACGCGGGCGTCGCACGCGCCCGGATCGGCCCGGGTGACCGTCGCCGGTGACCGGATGAGTGCCGCCGACGCGGCGTTCGTCAACGCCTCGTTCGGCCACGGCTTCGAGTACGACGACGCCCACCGCGCGAGCTCGAGCCACCCCGGCAGCTGCGTGGTGCCCACCGCGCTGGCCGTGGGGGAGGAGATCGGCGCGACGATGCGCGAGGTGCTGGTGGGCATCGTCGCCGGGTACGAGGTCTACACCCGGCTCGGTACGCTCGCCGCGCCGGACCTGCTGGAGCGCGGGTTCCACCCGCACGCGGTGCTCTCCGCGTTCGGTGCCGCCGCCGTGGTCGCGAAGATGCGCGGCTTCGACCGCGAACGGATCCACCACGCGTTGTCGATCGCGACGAGCCACTGCGCCGGAAGCACCGAGTACACCTCGTCCGGTGGGTCCGTGAAGCGGGTGCACGCCGGCATCGGTGCCCGCAACGGCATCCGCTCGGCGGAGATGGCCGAGGCGGGCATCACCGGTCCCGCGGAGTTCCTCAGCGGTGGCAAGGGCTTCTACCGCACTTTCGTCGGGCGTTCCGCGGGAGACGACGCCGCCGCCGCGTTCGCCCCGGACCGGCCGTTCGAGATCACCCGCATCTGGATCAAGCCGTACTGCTGCTGCGGCATCAACCACGCCTACATCGACGGCGCGCGCCGGCTGGCGGACCGCGCCGCGGAGATCGACACCGTCGAACTGGGGATCCAGACCGGCGGGAACATCATCGTCGGCGACCGGAACGCGCACGCGTACGCCCCGCAGACCATCGAAAACCTGCAGTACAGCCTGCCGTTCCAGTTCGCCCTCGCGGTGCTCGGCCAGGGCAACGGCTTCACCACCCACCACGACTTCCTGGCCGGACGGCTCGACCTGTCCGACGGCAGCGAGGTGGACAAGCTCGCCCGGCGCGTCCACATCACCCCGCGGCCGGACCTCGATGCGGCCCACCGCGGCAAGTGGGTCGCCGACATCACCGTCACCTACACCGACGGCACCCGGGAGAACCTGTTCGTCGACAGCCCGCTCGGCACGGCCGAGAACCCGATGTCGCAGCACGACCTCGACGCCAAGTTCCGGGATCTCACGCTGTCGGCCCTGGGAGCTGAGCGCAGCGCGGCGCTGCTCCGGGCGATCACCGAAGACGATCCGGCGATGCCCGCGGCGACGCTGGCCGCACTGTTGATCGCCTGA